In Phyllopteryx taeniolatus isolate TA_2022b chromosome 6, UOR_Ptae_1.2, whole genome shotgun sequence, one genomic interval encodes:
- the LOC133479552 gene encoding polycomb protein SCMH1 isoform X3: MRKPVPQKAIEWKDARRIKHARSGRPSRLPSLFQGHFSWEKYLKETGASAAPASCFRQSLAPPLNEFKAGMKLEAQDPRNTTSTCIATVVGLTGSRLRLRLDGSDNKNDFWRLVDSSEIQPIGNCEKSGGMLQPPLGFRLNASSWPLFLLKTLNGAEMAPPRIFHKQEPAAPEQNSFQVGMKLEAVDRKNPHFICPATVGALRGVEVQVTFDGWRGAFDYYCRYDSRDIFPVGWCALSGDNLQPPGTKAVMLKSIGPLTDGTVENSAMHTPPAVGKPAGQRGRKPSRRKAKGSWSQKASASGPPSIQMSKGLEPVKIPQKRGPKPGRKLSWVRRAGFLPDTIAGPGRPTAGPGRPRGRLPGNWAQRIALPQTQDTPVKIPKKRGPKPGSKRKPRLVPNPVPTSPTSSTPEPDTSTVPLDNATIPKSALQAPTVCVYLNKYGKVGPHLDQRRIQQLPDHFGPGRASSVLQQCVQACVDSAHNQATIFSCLKAGQGGEVISAFFEKQQHTLTLPTVSSVTYVLRFLEKLCHNLHCDPLFGSQPVARENLHYDGHTFHTDRRSLGDNLTTGPGRGTKRLLQDSYKSSMPSKVVKISRPSANGESVETSTVAPTVEHLKKTPCSPSSQKLESRVDREGTSGTRAHTCTHRVPA; encoded by the exons ATGAGGAAGCCTGTGCCGCAGAAAG CTATCGAGTGGAAAGATGCAAGAAGAATCAAGCATGCCCGGAGTGGACGGCCCTCCAGGTTGCCCTCCCTGTTCCAag GCCATTTCAGTTGGGAGAAGTACCTAAAAGAGACAGGCGCCAGTGCGGCACCTGCTTCATGCTTCCGTCAG AGTCTTGCGCCTCCCCTCAATGAGTTTAAGGCCGGTATGAAGCTGGAGGCTCAGGACCCGCGCAACACCACATCCACCTGCATCGCCACAGTTGTGGGGCTGACAGGGTCGCGTCTCCGCCTGCGCCTAGACGGCTCCGACAACAAGAACGACTTCTGGCGCTTGGTGGACTCGTCCGAGATCCAGCCCATCGGCAACTGTGAGAAGAGTGGCGGCATGCTGCAGCCACCGCTTG GTTTCCGTCTCAACGCATCCTCCTGGCCCTTGTTTCTTCTGAAGACACTAAATGGAGCTGAGATGGCACCTCCGCGCATCTTTCACAAG CAGGAGCCTGCTGCGCCGGAGCAGAACTCCTTCCAAGTAGGCATGAAGCTGGAGGCGGTGGACCGCAAAAACCCTCACTTTATCTGCCCGGCCACTGTGGGCGCTCTGCGTGGAGTGGAGGTGCAGGTCACCTTCGATGGTTGGCGGGGTGCCTTTGACTACTACTGCCGCTACGACTCACGTGACATCTTCCCAGTCGGCTGGTGCGCACTCTCTGGGGACAACCTACAGCCGCCTGGAACAAAAG CGGTGATGCTAAAAAGCATTGGGCCCTTAACAGACGGCACAGTGGAGAACTCGGCCATGCACACGCCGCCCGCAGTTGGCAAGCCTGCTGGTCAGAGGGGGCGCAAACCCAGCCGCAGGAAAGCCAAGGGCTCTTGGAGTCAGAAGGCCTCGGCCTCAGGACCACCAAGCATCCAGATGAGCAAAGGCCTCGAGCCTGTTAAGATCCCCCAAAAACGTGGACCCAAGCCTGGACGCAAG TTGAGCTGGGTAAGGAGAGCCGGCTTTTTGCCAGACACCATTGCCGGGCCCGGGCGGCCCACGGCAGGTCCAGGACGACCCCGCGGCAGACTCCCAGGCAACTGGGCACAGAGGATAGCCCTGCCGCAGACGCAGGACACACCCGTCAAGATCCCAAAGAAAAGAGGCCCAAAGCCTGGCAGCAAG AGAAAACCTCGCCTGGTACCTAATCCAGTCCCCACGTCTCCCACCAGCAGCACCCCGGAGCCTGACACCAGCACTGTGCCCCTCGACAACGCCACCATTCCGAAATCTGCACTACAGGCCCCCACAG TTTGTGTCTACCTAAACAAGTATGGCAAGGTTGGGCCCCATCTGGACCAGCGGCGCATCCAGCAGCTGCCGGACCACTTCGGGCCCGGCCGGGCGTCGTCTGTGCTTCAGCAGTGCGTCCAAGCCTGCGTTGACTCTGCCCACAACCAGGCAACCATCTTCTCCTGCCTTAAGGCCGGCCAGGGGGGTGAGGTCATTTCAG CCTTCTTTGAGAAGCAGCAGCACACGCTGACGCTGCCTACCGTCAGCAGTGTCACCTATGTCCTCCGCTTTCTGGAGAAGCTCTGTCACAACCTTCACTGCGACCCACTGTTTGGGAGTCAGCCTGTGGCCAGAGAAAACCTGCACTACGACGGCCACACTTTCCATACAG ACAGGAGAAGTTTGGGAGACAACTTGACCACGGGTCCCGGTCGAGGCACTAAGAGGCTCCTGCAGGATTCGTACAAAAGCTCCATGCCCTCAAAAGTGGTCAAGATCTCCCGGCCCTCTGCCAATG GGGAGTCTGTGGAGACCAGCACGGTGGCGCCAACAGTAGAGCACTTAAAGAAGACCCCCTGCTCCCCGAGCTCACAAAAGTTGGAGAGCCGTGTAGATCGTGAAGGCACGTCAGGTACTCGCgcgcacacatgtacacacagagTACCTGCATGA
- the LOC133479552 gene encoding polycomb protein SCMH1 isoform X1 codes for MRKPVPQKAIEWKDARRIKHARSGRPSRLPSLFQGHFSWEKYLKETGASAAPASCFRQSLAPPLNEFKAGMKLEAQDPRNTTSTCIATVVGLTGSRLRLRLDGSDNKNDFWRLVDSSEIQPIGNCEKSGGMLQPPLGFRLNASSWPLFLLKTLNGAEMAPPRIFHKQEPAAPEQNSFQVGMKLEAVDRKNPHFICPATVGALRGVEVQVTFDGWRGAFDYYCRYDSRDIFPVGWCALSGDNLQPPGTKAVMLKSIGPLTDGTVENSAMHTPPAVGKPAGQRGRKPSRRKAKGSWSQKASASGPPSIQMSKGLEPVKIPQKRGPKPGRKLSWVRRAGFLPDTIAGPGRPTAGPGRPRGRLPGNWAQRIALPQTQDTPVKIPKKRGPKPGSKRKPRLVPNPVPTSPTSSTPEPDTSTVPLDNATIPKSALQAPTVCVYLNKYGKVGPHLDQRRIQQLPDHFGPGRASSVLQQCVQACVDSAHNQATIFSCLKAGQGGEVISAFFEKQQHTLTLPTVSSVTYVLRFLEKLCHNLHCDPLFGSQPVARENLHYDGHTFHTDRRSLGDNLTTGPGRGTKRLLQDSYKSSMPSKVVKISRPSANGSGSGQDPTLWSVEDVMQYIQDIDPVLAPHADLFRKHEIDGKALLLLRSDTMMKYMGLKLGPALKLTFHIDKLKRA; via the exons ATGAGGAAGCCTGTGCCGCAGAAAG CTATCGAGTGGAAAGATGCAAGAAGAATCAAGCATGCCCGGAGTGGACGGCCCTCCAGGTTGCCCTCCCTGTTCCAag GCCATTTCAGTTGGGAGAAGTACCTAAAAGAGACAGGCGCCAGTGCGGCACCTGCTTCATGCTTCCGTCAG AGTCTTGCGCCTCCCCTCAATGAGTTTAAGGCCGGTATGAAGCTGGAGGCTCAGGACCCGCGCAACACCACATCCACCTGCATCGCCACAGTTGTGGGGCTGACAGGGTCGCGTCTCCGCCTGCGCCTAGACGGCTCCGACAACAAGAACGACTTCTGGCGCTTGGTGGACTCGTCCGAGATCCAGCCCATCGGCAACTGTGAGAAGAGTGGCGGCATGCTGCAGCCACCGCTTG GTTTCCGTCTCAACGCATCCTCCTGGCCCTTGTTTCTTCTGAAGACACTAAATGGAGCTGAGATGGCACCTCCGCGCATCTTTCACAAG CAGGAGCCTGCTGCGCCGGAGCAGAACTCCTTCCAAGTAGGCATGAAGCTGGAGGCGGTGGACCGCAAAAACCCTCACTTTATCTGCCCGGCCACTGTGGGCGCTCTGCGTGGAGTGGAGGTGCAGGTCACCTTCGATGGTTGGCGGGGTGCCTTTGACTACTACTGCCGCTACGACTCACGTGACATCTTCCCAGTCGGCTGGTGCGCACTCTCTGGGGACAACCTACAGCCGCCTGGAACAAAAG CGGTGATGCTAAAAAGCATTGGGCCCTTAACAGACGGCACAGTGGAGAACTCGGCCATGCACACGCCGCCCGCAGTTGGCAAGCCTGCTGGTCAGAGGGGGCGCAAACCCAGCCGCAGGAAAGCCAAGGGCTCTTGGAGTCAGAAGGCCTCGGCCTCAGGACCACCAAGCATCCAGATGAGCAAAGGCCTCGAGCCTGTTAAGATCCCCCAAAAACGTGGACCCAAGCCTGGACGCAAG TTGAGCTGGGTAAGGAGAGCCGGCTTTTTGCCAGACACCATTGCCGGGCCCGGGCGGCCCACGGCAGGTCCAGGACGACCCCGCGGCAGACTCCCAGGCAACTGGGCACAGAGGATAGCCCTGCCGCAGACGCAGGACACACCCGTCAAGATCCCAAAGAAAAGAGGCCCAAAGCCTGGCAGCAAG AGAAAACCTCGCCTGGTACCTAATCCAGTCCCCACGTCTCCCACCAGCAGCACCCCGGAGCCTGACACCAGCACTGTGCCCCTCGACAACGCCACCATTCCGAAATCTGCACTACAGGCCCCCACAG TTTGTGTCTACCTAAACAAGTATGGCAAGGTTGGGCCCCATCTGGACCAGCGGCGCATCCAGCAGCTGCCGGACCACTTCGGGCCCGGCCGGGCGTCGTCTGTGCTTCAGCAGTGCGTCCAAGCCTGCGTTGACTCTGCCCACAACCAGGCAACCATCTTCTCCTGCCTTAAGGCCGGCCAGGGGGGTGAGGTCATTTCAG CCTTCTTTGAGAAGCAGCAGCACACGCTGACGCTGCCTACCGTCAGCAGTGTCACCTATGTCCTCCGCTTTCTGGAGAAGCTCTGTCACAACCTTCACTGCGACCCACTGTTTGGGAGTCAGCCTGTGGCCAGAGAAAACCTGCACTACGACGGCCACACTTTCCATACAG ACAGGAGAAGTTTGGGAGACAACTTGACCACGGGTCCCGGTCGAGGCACTAAGAGGCTCCTGCAGGATTCGTACAAAAGCTCCATGCCCTCAAAAGTGGTCAAGATCTCCCGGCCCTCTGCCAATG GATCGGGTTCCGGCCAGGACCCCACCTTGTGGAGCGTCGAAGACGTCATGCAGTACATCCAAGACATCGACCCCGTGCTGGCGCCGCACGCCGACCTGTTCAGGAAACAC GAGATCGACGGCAaggcgctgctgctgctgcgtaGCGACACGATGATGAAGTACATGGGCCTGAAGCTTGGCCCCGCCCTCAAACTCACTTTTCACATCGACAAGCTCAAACGAGCCTGA
- the LOC133479552 gene encoding polycomb protein SCMH1 isoform X2: MRKPVPQKAIEWKDARRIKHARSGRPSRLPSLFQGHFSWEKYLKETGASAAPASCFRQSLAPPLNEFKAGMKLEAQDPRNTTSTCIATVVGLTGSRLRLRLDGSDNKNDFWRLVDSSEIQPIGNCEKSGGMLQPPLGFRLNASSWPLFLLKTLNGAEMAPPRIFHKEPAAPEQNSFQVGMKLEAVDRKNPHFICPATVGALRGVEVQVTFDGWRGAFDYYCRYDSRDIFPVGWCALSGDNLQPPGTKAVMLKSIGPLTDGTVENSAMHTPPAVGKPAGQRGRKPSRRKAKGSWSQKASASGPPSIQMSKGLEPVKIPQKRGPKPGRKLSWVRRAGFLPDTIAGPGRPTAGPGRPRGRLPGNWAQRIALPQTQDTPVKIPKKRGPKPGSKRKPRLVPNPVPTSPTSSTPEPDTSTVPLDNATIPKSALQAPTVCVYLNKYGKVGPHLDQRRIQQLPDHFGPGRASSVLQQCVQACVDSAHNQATIFSCLKAGQGGEVISAFFEKQQHTLTLPTVSSVTYVLRFLEKLCHNLHCDPLFGSQPVARENLHYDGHTFHTDRRSLGDNLTTGPGRGTKRLLQDSYKSSMPSKVVKISRPSANGSGSGQDPTLWSVEDVMQYIQDIDPVLAPHADLFRKHEIDGKALLLLRSDTMMKYMGLKLGPALKLTFHIDKLKRA; this comes from the exons ATGAGGAAGCCTGTGCCGCAGAAAG CTATCGAGTGGAAAGATGCAAGAAGAATCAAGCATGCCCGGAGTGGACGGCCCTCCAGGTTGCCCTCCCTGTTCCAag GCCATTTCAGTTGGGAGAAGTACCTAAAAGAGACAGGCGCCAGTGCGGCACCTGCTTCATGCTTCCGTCAG AGTCTTGCGCCTCCCCTCAATGAGTTTAAGGCCGGTATGAAGCTGGAGGCTCAGGACCCGCGCAACACCACATCCACCTGCATCGCCACAGTTGTGGGGCTGACAGGGTCGCGTCTCCGCCTGCGCCTAGACGGCTCCGACAACAAGAACGACTTCTGGCGCTTGGTGGACTCGTCCGAGATCCAGCCCATCGGCAACTGTGAGAAGAGTGGCGGCATGCTGCAGCCACCGCTTG GTTTCCGTCTCAACGCATCCTCCTGGCCCTTGTTTCTTCTGAAGACACTAAATGGAGCTGAGATGGCACCTCCGCGCATCTTTCACAAG GAGCCTGCTGCGCCGGAGCAGAACTCCTTCCAAGTAGGCATGAAGCTGGAGGCGGTGGACCGCAAAAACCCTCACTTTATCTGCCCGGCCACTGTGGGCGCTCTGCGTGGAGTGGAGGTGCAGGTCACCTTCGATGGTTGGCGGGGTGCCTTTGACTACTACTGCCGCTACGACTCACGTGACATCTTCCCAGTCGGCTGGTGCGCACTCTCTGGGGACAACCTACAGCCGCCTGGAACAAAAG CGGTGATGCTAAAAAGCATTGGGCCCTTAACAGACGGCACAGTGGAGAACTCGGCCATGCACACGCCGCCCGCAGTTGGCAAGCCTGCTGGTCAGAGGGGGCGCAAACCCAGCCGCAGGAAAGCCAAGGGCTCTTGGAGTCAGAAGGCCTCGGCCTCAGGACCACCAAGCATCCAGATGAGCAAAGGCCTCGAGCCTGTTAAGATCCCCCAAAAACGTGGACCCAAGCCTGGACGCAAG TTGAGCTGGGTAAGGAGAGCCGGCTTTTTGCCAGACACCATTGCCGGGCCCGGGCGGCCCACGGCAGGTCCAGGACGACCCCGCGGCAGACTCCCAGGCAACTGGGCACAGAGGATAGCCCTGCCGCAGACGCAGGACACACCCGTCAAGATCCCAAAGAAAAGAGGCCCAAAGCCTGGCAGCAAG AGAAAACCTCGCCTGGTACCTAATCCAGTCCCCACGTCTCCCACCAGCAGCACCCCGGAGCCTGACACCAGCACTGTGCCCCTCGACAACGCCACCATTCCGAAATCTGCACTACAGGCCCCCACAG TTTGTGTCTACCTAAACAAGTATGGCAAGGTTGGGCCCCATCTGGACCAGCGGCGCATCCAGCAGCTGCCGGACCACTTCGGGCCCGGCCGGGCGTCGTCTGTGCTTCAGCAGTGCGTCCAAGCCTGCGTTGACTCTGCCCACAACCAGGCAACCATCTTCTCCTGCCTTAAGGCCGGCCAGGGGGGTGAGGTCATTTCAG CCTTCTTTGAGAAGCAGCAGCACACGCTGACGCTGCCTACCGTCAGCAGTGTCACCTATGTCCTCCGCTTTCTGGAGAAGCTCTGTCACAACCTTCACTGCGACCCACTGTTTGGGAGTCAGCCTGTGGCCAGAGAAAACCTGCACTACGACGGCCACACTTTCCATACAG ACAGGAGAAGTTTGGGAGACAACTTGACCACGGGTCCCGGTCGAGGCACTAAGAGGCTCCTGCAGGATTCGTACAAAAGCTCCATGCCCTCAAAAGTGGTCAAGATCTCCCGGCCCTCTGCCAATG GATCGGGTTCCGGCCAGGACCCCACCTTGTGGAGCGTCGAAGACGTCATGCAGTACATCCAAGACATCGACCCCGTGCTGGCGCCGCACGCCGACCTGTTCAGGAAACAC GAGATCGACGGCAaggcgctgctgctgctgcgtaGCGACACGATGATGAAGTACATGGGCCTGAAGCTTGGCCCCGCCCTCAAACTCACTTTTCACATCGACAAGCTCAAACGAGCCTGA